Part of the Granulicella arctica genome, CTGGTTTACAGCGGCTAGGTCAGCATCGACGGCACAGATTACGAGCTGCTTTCGGTGTATCGCGGTGAATGCTGTGGTTTCTTCCACGAAGGTGAGTGCTCTCTCAAAGTAAAGAGAAATTACGCTGCTTTGAATGATCCTTATGAGTGAACCGGCATAGAGCGCTCACTCTGTAGCACTACAGAATCGAGGGTCAATTGAACAGCTGAATAAGGACTGAACCAGGAGAAACTTAATGCCGGTCATCACTTTCGAACAAGCGCTAGCAAAAACCATTGATGTGAAGCGGCATCTCCTAATCGGAAACGGGTTCAGTATGGACCTATTTCCGCATTGCTTTAGCTATGGTTCCTTGCTCGAATCCACCGACTTCACAGCTCATCCAGAGGCTCGCCAAGCCTTTGACCTGCTTGGTACCACAGATTTTGAAATGGTC contains:
- a CDS encoding DUF4917 family protein, translated to MPVITFEQALAKTIDVKRHLLIGNGFSMDLFPHCFSYGSLLESTDFTAHPEARQAFDLLGTTDFEMV